Proteins from one Embleya scabrispora genomic window:
- a CDS encoding sensor histidine kinase — MSTKAGGSGGRDIDVAHAAGRAETSTGGRAGAAGRVRQGLTTLRGDLFDVRVRTQRPPAPFSSRAVALALHYLTVVFVVGIQGAVFAGYPGVSGGTAFAMGLATGVPILLAPQRPIVAWWMSLGSTVICALAATPGGPGSGTAAGMQWPWSAVGVVAQVVVMAHVAFHTPVRTVVETWVCTTLLGVVLVRNAQDDPSRWGTMPAVALLTATVMIVVVAFRSRGDARRELAVQSDLTATERERSALLEERARIARELHDVVAHHMSVIAIQAEAAPYRVADPPPELVRSFVTIRANAVDALAELRRVLGLLRTESDGGSDGAAAAAVDRNGRPAPLPTLDRLPELIDNVRAAGMTVDCVTVGAARPLPQGVDLSAYRIAQEALSNALRHASGARVRVEVAYVPTGLGLRVHNEPPPHPTPPARDGSGHGVMGMRERAAMIGGTLKAGHTPEGGYHVEVFLPTDGQ; from the coding sequence ATGAGCACAAAGGCAGGCGGATCGGGCGGGCGGGACATCGACGTCGCGCATGCGGCGGGCCGCGCCGAGACCTCGACCGGCGGCCGAGCCGGTGCGGCCGGCCGGGTGCGGCAGGGGCTGACCACACTGCGCGGCGATTTGTTCGACGTCCGGGTCCGGACGCAGCGCCCGCCCGCCCCGTTCAGCAGCCGCGCGGTCGCCCTGGCCCTGCACTACCTCACCGTGGTGTTCGTCGTGGGCATCCAGGGGGCGGTGTTCGCCGGCTATCCCGGGGTGTCCGGCGGGACGGCCTTCGCCATGGGCCTCGCCACCGGTGTACCGATCCTGCTCGCGCCGCAACGACCGATCGTGGCCTGGTGGATGTCACTCGGCTCGACCGTGATCTGCGCGCTGGCCGCCACGCCGGGCGGGCCCGGGTCCGGCACGGCCGCCGGCATGCAGTGGCCGTGGAGCGCCGTCGGCGTGGTCGCCCAGGTGGTGGTGATGGCGCACGTCGCCTTCCACACCCCGGTGCGGACCGTAGTGGAGACGTGGGTGTGCACCACGCTGCTCGGCGTGGTGCTGGTGCGCAACGCGCAGGACGACCCGTCGCGCTGGGGCACGATGCCCGCCGTGGCGCTGCTGACCGCGACCGTGATGATCGTCGTGGTCGCCTTCCGGAGCCGCGGCGACGCGCGCCGCGAACTCGCCGTACAGTCCGACCTGACCGCCACCGAGCGGGAGCGCAGCGCGCTCCTGGAGGAACGCGCCCGGATCGCCCGCGAGTTGCACGACGTGGTCGCCCACCACATGTCGGTGATCGCGATCCAGGCCGAGGCGGCCCCGTACCGAGTCGCCGACCCACCACCGGAGTTGGTGCGGAGCTTCGTCACGATCCGGGCCAACGCGGTCGACGCGCTGGCCGAACTCCGCCGCGTGCTCGGCCTGTTGCGCACCGAGAGCGACGGCGGGAGTGACGGTGCGGCGGCTGCGGCAGTGGACCGGAACGGCCGCCCCGCCCCGCTGCCGACGCTGGACCGACTGCCCGAACTGATCGACAACGTGCGCGCGGCCGGGATGACGGTGGACTGCGTCACCGTCGGCGCCGCGCGCCCGCTGCCCCAGGGCGTCGACCTGTCCGCCTACCGGATCGCCCAGGAGGCACTGAGCAACGCGCTGCGCCACGCGTCCGGCGCGCGCGTGCGGGTCGAGGTCGCGTACGTGCCGACCGGACTCGGGCTGCGCGTGCACAACGAACCGCCCCCGCACCCGACGCCGCCCGCACGCGACGGCTCCGGACACGGCGTGATGGGCATGCGCGAGCGGGCCGCGATGATCGGCGGCACCCTGAAGGCCGGGCATACTCCCGAGGGCGGCTACCACGTCGAGGTCTTCCTGCCGACGGACGGGCAATGA
- a CDS encoding response regulator yields the protein MAIRVLIADDQMMVREGFSVLLGAQPGIEVAGEAVDGRDAVERVAALRPDVVLMDVRMPVLDGLAATREITADPDCATRVLVLTTFDLDEYVYEALRAGASGFLLKDASARQLADAVRVVAAGEALLAPTVTRRLIAEFARLGGPSAGPRARVEQLTERETEVLSLIAHGLSNAEISARLVVSEQTVKTHVSRLLAKLNLRDRTQAAVFAYENGVVRAGERR from the coding sequence ATGGCCATCCGCGTGCTGATCGCCGACGACCAGATGATGGTGCGCGAGGGCTTTTCGGTCCTGCTCGGCGCGCAGCCCGGGATCGAGGTCGCGGGCGAGGCGGTCGACGGGCGCGACGCGGTCGAACGGGTCGCGGCGCTGCGCCCGGACGTGGTGCTGATGGACGTACGGATGCCCGTCCTGGACGGCCTGGCCGCCACCCGCGAGATCACCGCCGACCCCGACTGCGCGACCCGGGTCCTGGTGCTGACCACGTTCGATCTGGACGAGTACGTCTACGAGGCGCTGCGCGCGGGGGCGAGCGGGTTCTTGCTCAAGGACGCCTCGGCGCGGCAACTCGCGGACGCGGTACGCGTGGTGGCGGCCGGTGAGGCGCTGCTCGCGCCGACCGTGACCCGGCGGTTGATCGCCGAGTTCGCCCGGCTCGGCGGTCCGAGCGCCGGCCCGCGGGCCCGGGTCGAACAGCTCACCGAACGGGAGACCGAGGTGTTGTCGCTGATCGCCCACGGGTTGTCCAACGCGGAGATCTCCGCGCGGTTGGTGGTCAGCGAGCAGACGGTCAAGACGCACGTCAGCCGGTTGCTGGCCAAGCTGAATCTGCGCGACCGCACGCAGGCGGCGGTGTTCGCGTACGAGAACGGCGTGGTGCGCGCGGGCGAGCGCCGCTGA
- a CDS encoding TetR/AcrR family transcriptional regulator encodes MQTKTQQSRPGQSEPAAEASPLGTRERIVRTASRLMQRQGYDGTGIKQISTEAGATLGSMYHFFPGGKQELAVAAIRHGDAEFIDILGAVLAAEPDPGAAIRALTRSLAEGLRASDWADGCPVTATALGTAAGLPDIQAAAAEAFAHWREAVRAKLIEAGLTETDARELAHTVISTLEGAELAAQVTRSEEPLLLAGAHLTRLIDTYPRGADAG; translated from the coding sequence GTGCAGACGAAGACGCAGCAGAGCCGACCCGGTCAGTCCGAGCCCGCCGCCGAGGCGTCTCCGCTCGGTACCCGCGAGCGCATCGTGCGCACGGCGTCGCGGCTGATGCAGCGGCAGGGCTACGACGGCACCGGGATCAAGCAGATCTCCACCGAGGCCGGCGCCACGCTGGGCTCGATGTACCACTTCTTCCCGGGCGGCAAGCAGGAGTTGGCGGTCGCCGCGATCCGACACGGGGACGCGGAGTTCATCGACATCCTGGGCGCCGTACTGGCCGCCGAGCCGGACCCGGGCGCGGCCATCCGCGCGCTCACCCGGAGTCTGGCCGAGGGGCTGCGCGCCTCCGACTGGGCCGACGGCTGCCCGGTCACCGCGACCGCGCTCGGCACCGCCGCCGGCCTGCCGGACATCCAGGCCGCCGCGGCCGAGGCGTTCGCGCACTGGCGGGAGGCGGTCCGCGCCAAGCTGATCGAGGCGGGCCTGACCGAGACCGACGCGCGCGAACTCGCGCACACCGTGATCAGCACGCTGGAGGGCGCCGAACTGGCCGCCCAGGTGACCCGCAGCGAGGAACCGCTGCTGCTCGCCGGCGCCCACCTGACCCGGCTGATCGACACCTACCCGCGCGGCGCCGACGCGGGCTGA
- a CDS encoding NAD(P)-dependent oxidoreductase: MGDKQAVTVIGLGPMGQAMTRAFLAAGHPVTVWNRTASRADEVVAEGAVRADTIEAALAANELVVLSLTDYAAMYALLEPVAAALAGRVVVNLSSDTPERARKAAEWVGRHGGRQLTGGVQSPPSGIGSPQMSTFYSGPADVFEAHRDTLAVLTGTDYRGADPGLAALLYQLQMDIFWTSMLSALHSLAVARANGISAREFLPYASSTAASVPDFLAFYAPRLDADDHSGDVDNLAMGVASVEHVLHTTRDSGVDTALPAAVLEIFRRGIAAGHGRDSFTGLSEVFRSSRG; encoded by the coding sequence ATGGGCGACAAGCAGGCGGTCACGGTCATCGGACTCGGCCCGATGGGGCAGGCGATGACCCGCGCGTTCCTGGCCGCCGGCCACCCGGTGACGGTGTGGAACCGGACCGCGAGCCGGGCCGACGAAGTGGTGGCCGAAGGGGCGGTACGGGCCGACACGATCGAGGCGGCGCTGGCCGCGAACGAGCTGGTGGTGCTGAGCCTGACCGACTACGCGGCGATGTACGCGCTGCTCGAACCGGTTGCCGCGGCGCTGGCCGGGCGGGTGGTGGTCAATCTGAGCTCGGACACCCCGGAGCGGGCCCGCAAGGCGGCCGAGTGGGTGGGTCGGCACGGCGGCCGGCAGCTGACCGGCGGGGTGCAGTCGCCGCCCTCGGGCATCGGGTCGCCGCAGATGTCGACCTTCTACAGCGGCCCCGCCGACGTCTTCGAGGCGCATCGGGACACGCTGGCCGTACTGACCGGCACCGACTACCGGGGCGCCGACCCGGGTTTGGCCGCGCTGCTCTACCAGCTCCAGATGGACATCTTCTGGACCTCGATGCTCAGCGCCCTGCACTCCCTTGCGGTGGCCCGGGCGAACGGCATCTCGGCCCGGGAGTTCCTGCCGTACGCGTCCTCGACGGCCGCGTCCGTGCCGGACTTCCTCGCCTTCTACGCACCCCGCCTGGACGCGGACGACCACAGCGGGGACGTGGACAACCTGGCGATGGGCGTGGCGAGCGTCGAGCACGTGCTGCATACGACGCGCGACTCGGGCGTGGACACGGCACTGCCGGCGGCGGTCCTGGAGATCTTCCGTCGGGGGATCGCGGCCGGGCACGGCAGGGACAGCTTCACCGGTCTGAGCGAGGTCTTCCGGTCGAGCCGGGGGTGA
- a CDS encoding lactonase family protein, whose amino-acid sequence MDRQDAAIPPGSVWNHPVPPSRVPVLVGGARTLICAADQDTGVLTPVGPPAPVRTAYAAAHPRLGLAYGVDEAPVGTITVIETTGGARIRQQAPSHGAIPCHLAVSPDGHRLITANYGSGDLIVHRLAPDGALAGVTARVPLPGPGSGAVADRQSAPHPHQIVFADTDTFTVVDLGGDALLTYRLAEGRPRLLATRPVPPGTGPRHLAGRWLLGELDPVILALPALTRHPLAAPGLPSAIVTAPDGAHVYAANRGPGTITTLAAGAPHPMSDLPAGGAAPQDLAFVGRVLYAAVPDADAVTAFAWTPGTGTLRPLGAALRIPDPRCVLPLRRGLPASRITPGSTGRPRSDR is encoded by the coding sequence ATGGACCGACAGGACGCCGCGATACCACCCGGCTCGGTGTGGAATCACCCCGTGCCGCCGAGTCGGGTGCCGGTCCTGGTCGGCGGTGCCCGCACGCTGATCTGCGCCGCCGACCAGGACACGGGTGTCCTGACCCCGGTCGGCCCGCCGGCTCCGGTCCGCACCGCGTATGCCGCCGCCCATCCGCGCCTCGGCCTGGCCTACGGCGTGGACGAGGCGCCGGTCGGCACGATCACCGTGATCGAGACGACCGGCGGCGCCCGGATCCGACAACAGGCCCCCTCGCACGGCGCGATCCCCTGCCATCTCGCGGTCTCCCCCGACGGCCACCGGCTGATCACCGCCAACTACGGCAGCGGCGACCTGATCGTGCACCGGCTCGCCCCGGACGGCGCGCTCGCGGGTGTGACCGCCCGCGTCCCGCTGCCCGGGCCGGGCTCCGGCGCGGTCGCGGACCGGCAATCCGCCCCACACCCCCATCAGATCGTGTTCGCGGACACCGACACGTTCACCGTGGTCGACCTCGGCGGCGACGCGCTGCTGACCTACCGACTGGCCGAGGGCCGGCCGCGGTTGCTCGCCACCCGCCCCGTTCCGCCCGGAACCGGCCCCCGGCACCTGGCCGGTCGCTGGCTGCTGGGCGAACTCGACCCGGTCATCCTGGCGTTGCCCGCCCTCACCCGCCATCCGCTGGCCGCACCGGGCCTGCCGTCCGCGATCGTCACCGCGCCCGACGGGGCCCACGTGTACGCGGCCAACCGCGGCCCCGGCACCATCACCACCCTGGCCGCCGGCGCCCCGCATCCGATGTCCGACCTCCCCGCCGGCGGCGCCGCCCCGCAGGACCTGGCCTTCGTCGGCCGGGTCCTGTACGCGGCCGTCCCCGACGCCGACGCGGTCACCGCGTTCGCCTGGACCCCGGGCACCGGCACGCTGCGCCCCCTCGGCGCGGCGCTGCGCATCCCGGATCCGCGCTGCGTCCTGCCGCTGCGCCGGGGCCTGCCGGCATCCCGGATCACCCCCGGCTCGACCGGAAGACCTCGCTCAGACCGGTGA
- a CDS encoding GNAT family N-acetyltransferase: MRLRPTTTADEPALRALWAVAFPDAPDLPALYARDAGRHPRTLVADDDGTIDAVVHWQPRPIRNAAGGADTVGCVGSVASAPRARGRGLIRRLLALAVDDMTRHGCAWSLMFSGTPGVYTGSGWETFAAPYLRGVAGPEAAWGDRRVRPAAPADLPRMVATHAAWNANRPLTTVRSAADWAHRFPHWYAPPTRVLVTEEGDYAVVRPDTGEVLELALGPGRPYALPALLRAATRELGGPGTVVTSHVPIDAALTRAVGAVLADLSTGHTTFGLARPIQSDRARVRATITAPGAIHWPADAF, translated from the coding sequence ATGCGGCTGCGCCCGACCACCACGGCCGACGAACCCGCGCTGCGCGCCCTGTGGGCGGTGGCCTTCCCGGACGCGCCCGACCTGCCCGCGCTGTACGCGCGCGACGCGGGCCGGCATCCGCGCACCCTGGTGGCCGACGACGACGGCACGATCGACGCCGTCGTGCACTGGCAGCCCCGCCCGATCCGCAACGCGGCGGGCGGGGCGGACACGGTCGGCTGCGTCGGCAGCGTGGCCAGTGCGCCAAGGGCCCGCGGCCGGGGGTTGATCCGGCGGCTGCTCGCCCTGGCCGTCGACGACATGACGCGCCACGGTTGTGCGTGGTCGTTGATGTTCAGCGGTACGCCGGGGGTCTACACCGGATCCGGCTGGGAGACCTTCGCGGCCCCGTATCTGCGCGGCGTGGCCGGCCCCGAGGCCGCGTGGGGCGATCGGCGGGTGCGCCCGGCCGCCCCCGCCGACCTGCCCCGCATGGTCGCCACGCACGCCGCGTGGAATGCGAACCGACCGCTGACCACGGTGCGTTCCGCCGCCGACTGGGCGCACCGCTTCCCGCACTGGTACGCGCCGCCGACCCGGGTGCTGGTCACGGAGGAGGGCGACTACGCGGTGGTCCGGCCGGACACCGGCGAGGTGCTCGAACTCGCGCTCGGCCCGGGCCGCCCGTACGCGCTGCCCGCGCTGTTGCGGGCGGCGACGCGCGAACTGGGCGGCCCCGGCACGGTGGTCACATCGCACGTGCCGATCGACGCGGCGCTGACCCGGGCGGTCGGCGCGGTACTCGCCGACCTGAGCACCGGGCACACCACGTTCGGTCTGGCCCGCCCGATCCAGAGCGACCGGGCCCGGGTGCGCGCCACCATCACCGCCCCCGGCGCGATCCACTGGCCGGCGGACGCGTTCTGA
- a CDS encoding peptidase C14: MSGTPMSSLGSSPSSSRRRLLAAGGLGGLLLAGSAAAGTASAAPDDDRVGGAREVSTSVPNVAALLRLDPRRTPTDGVVLVAGYHAAGDGGAMVVRWDPRSRLPVNGGTVLADPSPRRDGRWIQVHDGVMDFRRFGILDDKVPADAALDAMVNDPYIHRVEAHSDLLFVKRHTFARSRIVLDFGGHTVRTTGIEKNTHDNPFGAVLYFRGKVTGAVVTYALPETVIELTDVFPVPDAGAFKVGEWWTVEIDPIAGGGTYERELQKLVEITQVVDGRHIRVDYLNGWELAAGRGITWTRVEPVQRADVRNMVFFGAGAADDEYTGSHPIAYEYAVRCDVTGIEATGSFWPVVMRRWCTHFVTARSSLKNPPTVMYGGAGYLTQQIYCLYGRVEDCVSSNARHLNDLTASAYCHVVNCHGDGDDQGGNPFTTHGQYEHDLLFEGNSGLMDIANSGVLWGTSAKRITVRDHTCSWFVAGTKITDLTLENVRVIPRPTFDPGGTLQVNADGVQMRGCAARTFAIGQRSNRSTRPNIVEGCTFDLPAKQVLVQTPVSNTVHFRDCLFTGVDGAILRGSGEVDFDSCTLVGAGPAAAPLEAGSAVLRLTASTLTDTGILLSAVRDQSLHASAGTRLTGGNGAGALLSRGAGAGVLRWHLAGAALATDGAHVRLAGGVNHWMAGQTRFTGGRLELRPEAFGGASSALHTGCVEDGVTRSAMPADGPRVVTSGNLAI; encoded by the coding sequence GTGAGCGGGACCCCCATGTCCTCACTCGGTTCTTCCCCTTCGTCGTCCCGCCGCCGACTGCTGGCCGCGGGCGGACTGGGCGGGTTGTTGCTCGCCGGCTCGGCCGCCGCGGGGACCGCCTCGGCCGCCCCCGACGACGACCGCGTCGGCGGAGCGCGCGAGGTGTCCACGAGCGTGCCGAACGTCGCCGCACTGCTGCGCCTGGACCCGCGCCGCACCCCGACGGACGGTGTGGTCCTGGTGGCCGGCTACCACGCGGCGGGCGACGGCGGCGCGATGGTGGTGCGCTGGGACCCGCGCTCGCGGCTTCCGGTCAACGGCGGCACCGTGTTGGCCGATCCGTCACCGCGTCGGGACGGGCGGTGGATCCAGGTGCACGACGGGGTGATGGACTTCCGCCGGTTCGGCATCCTCGACGACAAGGTCCCCGCCGACGCCGCGCTCGACGCGATGGTGAACGACCCGTACATCCACCGCGTCGAAGCCCACAGCGACCTGCTCTTCGTCAAACGCCACACCTTCGCCCGCTCCCGCATCGTGCTCGACTTCGGCGGCCACACCGTGCGCACCACCGGCATCGAGAAGAACACCCACGACAACCCGTTCGGCGCCGTCCTGTACTTCCGGGGCAAGGTCACCGGCGCGGTCGTGACATATGCCCTCCCCGAGACCGTCATCGAACTCACCGACGTCTTCCCGGTTCCCGACGCCGGCGCGTTCAAGGTCGGCGAGTGGTGGACGGTCGAGATCGATCCGATCGCCGGGGGCGGCACCTACGAGCGAGAACTGCAGAAGCTGGTCGAGATCACCCAGGTCGTCGACGGCAGGCACATCCGGGTCGACTACCTCAACGGGTGGGAACTCGCCGCCGGGCGCGGCATCACCTGGACCCGGGTGGAACCCGTACAGCGCGCCGACGTCCGGAACATGGTGTTCTTCGGGGCGGGTGCCGCCGACGACGAGTACACCGGCTCGCATCCGATCGCGTACGAGTACGCGGTGCGCTGCGATGTCACCGGGATCGAGGCGACCGGCTCGTTCTGGCCGGTGGTCATGCGCCGTTGGTGCACCCACTTCGTCACCGCGCGCTCGTCGTTGAAGAACCCGCCGACGGTGATGTACGGCGGCGCGGGGTATCTGACCCAGCAGATCTACTGCCTCTACGGCCGGGTCGAGGACTGCGTCTCCAGCAACGCCCGACACCTGAACGACCTGACCGCGTCCGCCTACTGTCACGTCGTCAACTGTCACGGCGACGGCGACGACCAGGGCGGAAACCCCTTCACCACGCACGGCCAGTACGAGCACGACCTGCTCTTCGAGGGCAACTCCGGACTGATGGACATCGCCAACTCCGGTGTGCTCTGGGGCACTTCGGCCAAGCGCATCACCGTGCGCGACCACACCTGCTCGTGGTTCGTGGCGGGCACCAAGATCACCGATCTGACCCTGGAGAATGTCCGGGTGATCCCGCGTCCGACCTTCGACCCGGGCGGCACGCTACAGGTCAACGCCGACGGCGTGCAGATGCGCGGCTGTGCGGCCCGTACGTTCGCGATCGGCCAGCGCTCGAACCGCTCGACCCGGCCGAACATCGTCGAGGGTTGCACGTTCGACCTGCCCGCGAAGCAGGTGCTGGTCCAGACCCCGGTGAGCAACACCGTGCACTTCCGGGACTGCCTGTTCACCGGTGTCGACGGCGCGATCCTGCGCGGCTCGGGCGAGGTCGACTTCGACTCCTGCACCCTCGTCGGCGCGGGACCGGCCGCCGCGCCGCTGGAGGCCGGCTCGGCCGTACTGCGCCTGACCGCGAGCACCCTGACCGACACCGGCATCCTGCTGTCGGCCGTCCGCGACCAGAGCCTGCACGCGAGCGCCGGCACCCGGCTGACCGGCGGCAACGGCGCGGGCGCGCTGCTGTCCCGAGGCGCCGGGGCGGGTGTGCTGCGCTGGCACCTGGCCGGCGCCGCGCTGGCCACCGACGGTGCGCATGTGCGCCTGGCGGGCGGGGTCAACCACTGGATGGCCGGCCAGACCCGGTTCACCGGCGGCCGGTTGGAGCTGCGCCCGGAGGCGTTCGGCGGCGCGTCCTCGGCGCTGCACACCGGTTGTGTCGAGGACGGGGTGACCCGCAGCGCGATGCCGGCGGACGGCCCGCGGGTGGTCACGAGCGGGAACCTGGCGATCTGA
- a CDS encoding SDR family NAD(P)-dependent oxidoreductase, whose translation MTGGEAGRAVDFALTGRTALVTGAAGGLGRAFAVALAGAGADIVLTDLPGVDLEPTRTAVEATGRTARAMPFDLADTAGLAGFVDEVRAAAGPLHILVNNAGTAALERFNEISVASWRRVLTVNLDAVFFLSQRVAEHQIADRVAGRIIAVTSKNAHVAEAGLAHYNASKAGVDLLVQSLAVELAPHGITVNAVAPGMVETPIDGEFPLDREPFEAAYRERIPLGRYAAPDECAGAVVFLAAPAASYVTGTRIVVDGGVLADQMPRMRHMPPYRTSL comes from the coding sequence GTGACCGGCGGCGAGGCGGGGCGCGCGGTCGACTTCGCGTTGACCGGCCGCACCGCGCTGGTCACCGGTGCGGCCGGCGGCCTGGGTCGGGCGTTCGCGGTCGCGCTGGCCGGGGCGGGCGCCGACATCGTGCTCACCGACCTGCCGGGCGTCGACCTGGAGCCGACCCGCACGGCCGTCGAGGCGACCGGCCGCACCGCCCGGGCGATGCCGTTCGACCTGGCCGACACCGCCGGTCTGGCCGGCTTCGTGGACGAGGTGCGGGCCGCGGCCGGGCCGCTGCACATCCTGGTCAACAACGCGGGCACGGCCGCCCTGGAACGGTTCAACGAGATCTCCGTGGCGAGTTGGCGGCGGGTGCTCACGGTGAACCTGGACGCGGTGTTCTTCCTGTCCCAGCGGGTCGCCGAGCACCAGATCGCGGACCGGGTCGCCGGCCGGATCATCGCGGTGACCTCGAAGAACGCCCACGTCGCCGAGGCGGGGTTGGCCCACTACAACGCGTCCAAGGCGGGTGTGGACCTGCTCGTGCAGAGCCTGGCGGTCGAACTCGCCCCGCACGGGATCACCGTCAACGCCGTGGCGCCCGGCATGGTCGAGACCCCCATCGACGGCGAATTCCCGCTGGACCGCGAGCCGTTCGAGGCCGCCTACCGCGAACGCATCCCGCTCGGCCGCTACGCCGCCCCCGACGAGTGCGCCGGCGCGGTGGTCTTCCTGGCCGCGCCCGCCGCGTCCTACGTGACCGGCACCCGCATCGTCGTCGACGGCGGCGTGCTCGCGGACCAGATGCCGCGCATGCGCCACATGCCGCCGTACCGCACCTCGCTCTGA